A single Zootoca vivipara chromosome 1, rZooViv1.1, whole genome shotgun sequence DNA region contains:
- the LOC118085760 gene encoding golgin subfamily B member 1 isoform X1: MLKWGSGDVSATKSGAHGPLQAANMSVTDLTEQLVQNEQLVAQLKELVRDKDNELCLKEQQLKAQKEASEAKISKLKLQNKAKVTSLTAQLEELKNQLSGDETQEGNSEQKRAASRGKILVLKKKVEELEAKNAQKNEALQKKIDELDAAHQRGAEMDAMLAEKQKKLMEKEAFIIDLQLACGSTDAKEVLIQNSELKNQLSTKEASLQSMKLMVQNLIKKVEDNEQRCSCLLEQNENLKSIQIKEREHFQEREAMYTQNIHVFQNMILEKEKELMGVAQKHEQELFKLVAKSDASADLEQLLKALKQKLHEKEEVLQGRTQVIFMLQKELDGKDKQLKEINEYLNHLQLEKNNLQSKLDAEKHIMRAQLRDMMEKHEIELRKVREKYDADMQEIREKHETELQEKDQTLIQLQKQLEQLSSSDKSNLDVVMKQTLENLEARVKLKSEEASKSEAKFLKMKALYKSRITKLEDELKNATSTNKSVTALHDRISELEQEKEELQSTLQAFSELKAQNEQLLDKLEVYEQQQQKLQADLEQVTKRAASQASESDSVDELQTQLLEWQEIVTESEDAHNQIREEKSAMALRMSQIEEEREELIEDDWFFPGCSDPAIVSGQQELEEELAAGQGIGRMQPEGRMTAQSSRKLQDDYGFDGKHCYEELNITMDSTDSAEGENMGGWWPEYTSPSAGLRTVVEELELERNQLQEQILFLEERCRDLEDRLQLQSRLEALQVTFGVEEEGQLLRAVQNENDRLQSQLTQLRNQQARDAEKHQVLVSSLNEQLKGLNERNGLLETLLGEKEQKLSSTNEKLEQAEDMRKSIHERDLLNKELSEKLLQREQKLEDVLKKCSAYGEECAEQKAVITVLTEKITAFQEKTMKQDAAIELMQLDLEQTNEELDRLNTSHLEERSQLIHDLQRREREFDNLREVLAEKDKEISSITSNINVYSEQINILKCQIKCKEDEMRDMEEALSKAERGAQLLTDVQTEDVNNAGRKLSELSEQLSAIKSELAEVKIENMTKTKENEEFVRQIKETSQTVKDLHSAIKTRDVTYNNKLMECESQIKLLKEQISKSAKKLQETEIKCKEETDHLKSQIDEHISAKEKLNKLLKEKENKEQSFMSEMKSVKDSHNQLTLENAKKDEDLANLSRQLAEHTEHLEIVKKSLQEKAEIIICLKDKLKVAEQQNEKEKLKLVGELNTKEMQWRDVNNELHEKHEIINKMETERQTAIMTNKQLQAALEQKEKDFADQLKASENLRNEIHTLEKEKQQLISENESLSKLLDVKECELLMRAQSMAELESKMCANATEHQKMLSEVSHDKETLRRKVEELSGLVKQKENSIAEQLLGKEKQCGILADELSRSREITKELEKENQSYITQLKDEQQNKALLLSEYDKVVQQLSQEEEKTSSLQIQVKDLEKELKIKSRSIEEKTEHGDALLKQVKEKQAIVTVLEKEVEKLKCDNIKLSQQLEEKDYTLLLKGVEFEDLCRQISQKTEECTILNDQLALLVKEVDVLKHEKDSALAVCSAKSNECDAFQHQLTQHQSEIVSTKHEAHMLKLENEKLKADIEIASATLMKNCEGLVPLSAQLSQKTNNILVFMDQIDTLVSEMKTLKSSFCDKEALLSQREVLIQEMKENKDVGEKHNLQIISDLQSQVQVLDSEVSQLTQEVQEKENKLKKQDQELKLLKSKSDESNFLRVQLSENMEIISDLQSQLKNMIENNEVLNKSITEKNNFLKQKEKECVNLQTCISETSSVQHKLVQSLTSEAERLKAIILEKELAVNNISVINNELKAELQDKKNECETLKKQATNAEESNICLKKEISDQNKLINDISQVLAEKEASVLDPTNLVKTLRGELKINEEMSQLISQLHSQRNELNQENQKLKELAEEKENIFLTLQGKFDALYEQKNELSASLTKKEEIITGFLKDIGVQLAESNVQALTNDTELLRGELEKSAATIKKLLQEKDGSIASSQMKIDTLIVEIESAKSEHHKALEQVELWKQNIQERERALQVVQEKCTEQANHIEYLKSEVIEKLQQQIDSLINDKAILQENFDKLNLENKNLLKYQKNLEKKSKELKELHEKLEASENELQMHQDAVALQLANKKEQMQLQVSTKSEEVDELKFKVEKLEQNLLESENRWVAELARATQQNNVNLEQLSNLERNLKSKEDQIQSLHQEQDIIQTELSKHLSALSGSKYFLKDSDSDAGQQVAKTVLEKFSTVIDTIISKEAEAMALQQTILEREEEVHHLNNQLESMLSLKEEKELMQNDFKKAKAADQSEIEYLLNELSTAKDELCRQQSVCEEKDIALSNMRKDVVFLHEKIDKLEKELESSCKTLNSECQKAAKLLEEIEHKNQIIENFSSQTNQQKDLITSLSQQLKEKDCSVTQVMESMSNEMVKFSEEKNVLAIELQQLEAIRKSMTEEVSTLSQQVEEYKKELELSQVVLTNKEATIKDLVSEKAQLNITLEKINKEKENLKKKLQASLLVRKDLIQKNEKLNKKTEYFREQINDLVKQVENTEAHNKDLESQLEGLKTQLLEKDVKINDTSQTLSAKAEHLEQLEKAVTEFKATIAEQKSMSDKNLIYLQEKDCLLAQMQSVLNEREKIHREERSQLFLTIENLKGEIAKRDETFEKTNGSEATLNTESSCSNNTHQPNEINPVTELQKDKEILQKKLKALLVVRKESTKQIQKQKEEHAKLLRDFNELTKDFELIKKEKKALQEIHQRKCEEVDSNLLLLYSLQKRLDTDTSLRHSENAQQKTLESGELNVKGDVRVGKSGKMVSMMTMEESEMAKLHDNYARLMEEKEKLKEELKEKSLELGSVQQEAVKLKISVEQQEQQYKQERDNMLIEQGLLKQQLESHKNELQAVKTMVETMNNEKSKLHKQHEDHLSSLKETDKHPSEENKQLLMEFNMLREKVLPVSSAYKNVAGVREDTKTVWPHSDNVPENSVQGPDFCSSLDDVTYTERELLDVTNTGIKTSTERIGDQDPLPTEMSREQIEENVNGRSYQPQLQKYDAEEKNRERLQRKLQAALISRKEALKENKTLKDQMELLVLENKELISKVHTYGQLMSELDREKQNLSTALYKEETLVAENARLLIENENLTAACESLKSTMQTIGQEKEAFSFQLNSLKDSQTVELTGWKAKHSELKQEYESLLQAYENISSKIAEMRHIIDVTRKEKQEALHRVNERESDTHKLKELLQKAADESVQVKEQLKQLTESKQKEISELKIAAEKQASEHKLCLEDYQRKIDESVLQSKQLMEENKQLKEVSEILKQTLEKTEKENEELSKDFSLTKSALRDLQTRLELNKSDVQSKISDSLCERESLLKHIHLLNEGISEKEKSMLILKQENKTLLERLKDAEKSLHQNKSFLSKLENDCKNLNQEIVSLGERIKILEDDKCLLQEELENVQETSYKVKNEREFLETELLNHIKKLDQTTDRLKATQIQNSLLVEQLENLKAEKCNTIREKEEQQHLARVFEEKLKTAQRDNHETKNKTKELQELLRGKQQEINQLQKDSIKYQEMILDLEKSVKLSHSESEKIEKDLNSAEGKLAKSNEELQKLTEKLYLQNISLYESKSEIERLANDNLRSKNELKKKENRISNQKREYESQLEFSLQQGETQAAFPPGAPQEKAEVIDIDNMDFIEINGRLAQRQEPTLLELMGTLSEERNRREAAEEALGLLEEQIKRLELIDSRPASEQCAFQVEEEERQPFIINASELTVVRKVKRGAISFRRWIRGQRLCRSQLLTCRAKSRYLFLSYLVVLHLFVFLRLTGIL, from the exons ATCCACGTGTTTCAGAATATGAtcttggaaaaggaaaaagagctcATGGGAGTGGCCCAGAAACATGAGCAGGAACTCTTTAAGCTGGTTGCCAAATCAGATGCTAGTGCTGATCTAGAACAG CTACTGAAAGCCTTGAAACAGAAGCTACATGAAAAAGAAGAGGTTTTGCAAGGAAGGACACAGGTGATATTCATGTTGCAAAAAGAACTGGATGGAAAAGACAAGCAGCTAAAA GAAATTAATGAATACCTGAATCACCTTCAGTTAGAGAAAAACAACCTCCAGTCCAAACTAGATGCTGAAAAGCATATAATGCGAGCCCAGCTGAGAGACATGATGGAGAAACATGAGATTGAACTGCGAAAAGTCAGAGAGAAATATGATGCTGACATGCAGGAGATCCGAGAGAAGCATGAAACAGAGCTGCAGGAGAAAGACCAAACCCTGATTCAGCTTCAGAAGCAATTGGAACAATTAAGTTCCAGTGACAAAAGTAATTTGGATGTTGTAATGAAACAAACATTGGAGAACCTAGAAG CTCGAGTGAAACTAAAATCAGAAGAGGCCAGCAAATCTGAAGCTAAGTTCCTCAAGATGAAAGCTTTGTACAAATCCAGAATTACAAAGCTTGAAGATGAGCTTAAAAAT GCTACATCAACAAATAAGAGTGTAACTGCCTTGCATGACCGGATTTCAGAactggaacaggaaaaggaagagctGCAGTCTACACTACAAGCTTTTTCTGAACTTAAAGCTCAGAATG AACAATTGCTGGATAAGCTGGAAGTCTacgaacaacagcagcaaaaattgCAAGCAGACCTTGAACAAGTTACGAAGAGGGCAGCTTCGCAG GCTAGTGAATCTGATAGTGTGGATGAGCTGCAGACTCAGCTTTTGGAATGGCAAGAAATTGTAACTGAGTCTGAAGATGCACACAATCAAATCAGAGAGGAGAAATCTGCTATGGCTCTAAGAATGTCACAAattgaagaagagagagaag AACTGATTGAGGATGACTGGTTCTTTCCTGGCTGCTCTGATCCAGCCATAGTCTCAGGGCAGCAGGAGTTGGAGGAGGAACTGGCCGCAGGTCAAGGGATTGGAAGAATGCAGCCAGAGGGAAGGATGACTGCCCAGTCGAGCAGGAAACTCCAG GATGACTATGGCTTTGATGGAAAACATTGCTATGAAGAGCTGAATATCACCATGGATAGTACAGATTCAGCTGAAGGAGAGAACATGGGAGGTTGGTGGCCAGAGTACACTTCCCCTAGTGCAG GTTTGCGGACTGTAGTGGAAGAATTAGAATTGGAAAGAAATCAGTTGCAAGAACAAATTCTCTTCTTGGAGGAACGTTGCCGGGACTTGGAAGATAGATTGCAGCTCCAGAGCAGACTGGAAGCTCTTCAG GTGACATTTGGTGTAGAGGAAGAAGGGCAGCTATTGAGGGCTGTACAG AATGAAAATGACCGTTTACAGTCCCAGCTTACACAGCTGCGCAACCAGCAAGCACGTGATGCAGAAAAACACCAAGTTCTTGTTTCCAGTTTGAATGAACAACTGAAAGG ATTAAATGAAAGAAATGGCTTGCTTGAAACTTTGCTTGGGGAAAAGGAGCAGAAACTTTCAAGTACAAATGAAAAGCTAGAACAGGCAGAAGACATGAGAAAGTCAATTCATGAGAGAGACCTTCTAAACAAAGAACTAAGTGAAAAGCTTTTGCAGAGGGAACAAAAG CTGGAAGATGTCCTGAAGAAGTGCAGCGCTTATGGAGAAGAGTGTGCAGAACAGAAAGCAGTTATTACTGTACTAACAGAAAAAATAACTGCCTTTCaagaaaag acCATGAAACAGGATGCTGCCATAGAATTAATGCAACTGGATCTTGAGCAGACAAATGAAGAACTTGATAGATTAAACACAAGTCATTTAGAAGAGAGGTCTCAACTAATTCATGACCTCCAGAGGCGTGAAAGAGAATTTGACAACCTCAGAGAGGTTTTAGCTGAGAAAGACAAAGAAATTTCTTCTATTACTTCAAATATAAATGTGTATTCTGAGCAGATTAATATTCTGAAATGCCAGATCAAGTGCAAAGAGGATGAAATGCGAGACATGGAAGAAGCACTGTCCAAGGCTGAAAGGGGAGCCCAGTTGCTGACAGATGTACAAACCGAAGATGTGAACAATGCAGGCAGAAAGCTTTCGGAACTTTCTGAGCAGTTAAGTGCAATAAAAtcagaactggcagaggtgaaaATTGAAAACATGACTAAAACCAAAGAAAATGAAGAATTTGTTAGGCAAATCAAAGAGACAAGCCAAACGGTTAAAGATCTTCATTCTGCAATCAAGACTCGTGATGTTACTTACAACAACAAACTCATGGAGTGTGAGTCACAAATTAAGTTGCTTAAAGAACAAATAAGTAAATCAGCTAAAAAATTgcaagaaacagaaataaaatgtaaGGAGGAAACAGACCATCTTAAATCCCAGATCGATGAACATATCTCTGCAAAGGAGAAATTGAACAAattactaaaagaaaaagaaaacaaagaacaaagTTTTATGAGTGAGATGAAATCAGTGAAAGATTCTCACAACCAGCTTACTTTAGAAAATGCTAAAAAAGATGAAGATTTAGCTAATTTATCCAGACAACTTGCTGAGCATACTGAGCATCTAGAAATTGTCAAAAAGTCACTGCAAGAAAAAGCAGAAATCATAATATGCCTAAAAGACAAGCTTAAAGTTGCCGAGCagcaaaatgaaaaggaaaagctTAAGTTAGTTGGAGAACTGAATACCAAGGAAATGCAGTGGAGGGATGTTAATAATGAGCTGCATGAAAAACATGAAATAATTAATAAGATGGAGACCGAAAGACAAACTGCCATCATGACTAACAAGCAGTTACAAGCAGCTCTTgagcagaaagaaaaagattttgcAGATCAGCTTAAAGCCAGTGAAAATCTTAGAAATGAGATACATACTTTGGAGAAAGAGAAGCAACAGCTGATTAGTGAGAACGAGAGTTTGTCAAAATTACTGGATGTTAAAGAGTGTGAACTGTTGATGCGTGCTCAATCCATGGCTGAGTTGGAGAGTAAGATGTGTGCCAATGCCACAGAACACCAGAAAATGCTTTCAGAGGTCAGCCACGATAAAGAGACTTTAAGAAGGAAAGTTGAAGAACTCTCAGGCCTTGTAAagcaaaaagaaaattcaattgCAGAGCAGTTACTGGGGAAAGAGAAACAGTGTGGCATATTAGCTGATGAgctttccagaagcagagagatAACAAAGGAATTAGAGAAAGAAAATCAGTCTTATATCACTCAGTTAAAGGATGAGCAGCAAAACAAAGCATTGCTTTTGTCAGAGTATGATAAGGTGGTCCAACAGCTCagtcaggaggaggaaaaaacctCATCATTACAGATACAGGTTAAAGACTTAGAAAAGGagcttaaaataaaaagcagatctATTGAAGAAAAAACTGAGCATGGTGATGCATTACTTAAGCaagtaaaagaaaaacaagctaTCGTGACTGTGTTAGAAAAAGAAGTAGAAAAGCTTAAATGTGATAACATAAAGCTATCTCAACAGCTTGAAGAAAAAGACTATACTCTATTATTGAAAGGGGTGGAGTTTGAGGATCTTTGCAGGCAGATTTCACAAAAAACAGAAGAGTGTACTATATTAAATGATCAGCTAGCACTATTAGTCAAAGAAGTGGATGTTTTGAAACATGAAAAAGATAGTGCTTTGGCTGTTTGCAGTGCTAAGTCAAATGAATGTGATGCTTTTCAGCATCAGTTAACACAACATCAGTCTGAAATTGTGTCCACAAAACATGAAGCTCATATGCTGAAATTagaaaatgaaaaattgaaaGCAGATATAGAAATAGCCAGTGCTACATTAATGAAAAATTGTGAAGGACTAGTGCCCTTGAGTGCACAATTATCTCAGAAAActaataatattttagtttttatgGACCAAATTGATACCTTAGTTAGTGAAATGAAAACACTAAAAAGCAGTTTTTGTGATAAAGAGGCTCTTCTTTCCCAGAGGGAAGTTTTGATTCaggaaatgaaagaaaacaaagatgtaGGTGAAAAGCATAATTTGCAAATTATTTCAGATTTGCAAAGCCAAGTACAGGTTCTAGATAGTGAAGTTAGTCAACTTACACAGGAAGTGCAAGAGAAAGAGAATAAATTGAAGAAACAAGATCAAGAGTTAAAATTACTTAAAAGTAAATCTGATGAGTCTAATTTTCTTAGAGTTCAACTGTCTGAGAATATGGAAATAATTTCTGATCTCCAGAGTCAACTTAAAAATATGATAGAAAACAATGAAGTATTAAACAAATCAATtacagagaaaaacaactttttaaaacaaaaggagAAGGAATGTGTTAATTTACAAACATGTATTTCTGAGACTTCCTCTGTGCAGCATAAACTTGTACAGTCGTTGACCTCTGAAGCAGAAAGATTAAAAGCAATCATTTTGGAGAAGGAGTTAGCAGTGAATAACATTTCAGTGATTAACAATGAACTGAAGGCTGAACTTCAAGATAAAAAGAATGAATGTGAGACTTTGAAGAAGCAAGCTACCAATGCAGAAGAATCAAATATTTGTTTGAAAAAGGAAATAAGTGATcagaataaattaataaatgacattAGCCAAGTGCTAGCAGAAAAAGAGGCTTCTGTTTTGGATCCTACTAATCTTGTGAAAACCCTAAGAGGGgaactaaaaataaatgaagaaatgtCACAGTTAATTTCTCAACTTCATAGTCAAAGAAATGAACTGAACCAAGAAAATCAAAAGTTAAAAGAACTAGCcgaggaaaaagaaaacattttcttaacTTTGCAGGGAAAATTTGATGCTCTGTATGAACAGAAAAATGAACTCTCTGCTTCCCTGACTAAAAAAGAAGAGATTATCACTGGCTTTCTTAAAGATATCGGTGTTCAACTAGCAGAAAGCAATGTTCAGGCTCTTACCAACGATACTGAGCTACTTAGAGGAGAACTAGAAAAAAGTGCTGCTACAATAAAAAAGCTTTTGCAAGAGAAGGATGGAAGCATTGCCAGTAGCCAGATGAAAATTGACACTTTGATAGTAGAAATTGAATCTGCAAAATCAGAGCACCATAAAGCATTAGAACAAGTTGAGCTGTGGAAGCAAAatattcaagagagagagagagctctacaGGTTGTACAGGAAAAATGCACTGAACAGGCTAATCATATTGAATATTTAAAGTCTGAGGTCATAGAAAAATTGCAACAACAAATAGATTCTTTAATAAATGATAAGGCTATTTTACAAGAGAACTTTGATAAACTGAATCTGGAAAACAAAAACTTGCTTAAGTACCAGAAGAATTTAGAGAAAAAATCTAAAGAGCTAAAAGAACTTCATGAAAAATTAGAAGCCAGTGAGAATGAATTGCAAATGCACCAAGATGCTGTCGCTTTGCAGCTGGCGAATAAGAAAGAGCAGATGCAGTTACAGGTTAGTACAAAGAGTGAAGAAGTTGATGAATTGAAGTTTAAGGTTGAAAAGCTAGAGCAAAATCTCCTTGAGTCAGAGAACAGATGGGTAGCAGAACTTGCGAgggcaactcagcaaaataacgTTAATCTTGAGCAACTGAGTAATTTAGAAAGGAATCTGAAATCAAAAGAGGATCAAATTCAATCTTTGCATCAAGAACAGGACATTATTCAAACAGAGTTGTCCAAACATCTTTCTGCATTGTCAGGTAGTAAGTACTTCCTCAAAGACAGTGACAGTGATGCTGGTCAGCAAGTAGCTAAGACTGTATTGGAAAAATTCTCTACTGTGATAGATACTATTATCAGCAAAGAAGCTGAAGCAATGGCACTGCAGCAGACTATtttagagagagaagaagaagtacaTCACCTGAATAATCAGCTAGAAAGCATGTTGTCCttgaaggaagagaaagagttGATGCAGAATgactttaaaaaggcaaaagcTGCTGACCAATCTGAGATTGAATATCTCTTAAATGAACTGAGTACTGCTAAGGATGAATTATGTAGGCAGCAATCTGTCTGTGAAGAAAAGGACATTGCATTATCAAACATGAGGAAGGATGTTGTTTTCCTCCATGAGAAGATAGATAAATTAGAAAAAGAGCTTGAAAGTAGTTGCAAGACACTGAACAGTGAATGTCAAAAAGCAGcaaaacttttagaagaaataGAGCATAAAAATCAGATAATAGAAAACTTTAGTTCCCAAACTAACCAACAGAAGGATTTAATTACTTCTCTAAGCCAGCagttaaaagaaaaggattgcTCAGTTACTCAAGTCATGGAATCCATGTCTAATGAAATGGTAAAATTCTCTGAGGAAAAAAATGTGCTTGCTATTGAATTGCAACAACTAGAAGCCATAAGGAAGAGCATGACAGAAGAGGTAAGTACATTATCACAGCAGGTAGAAGAATATAAGAAAGAACTTGAACTCAGTCAAGTTGTGTTGACCAACAAAGAAGCTACCATAAAAGACTTGGTGAGTGAGAAGGCGCAGCTAAATATTactttggaaaaaataaataaagaaaaggaaaatctgAAAAAGAAGCTTCAGGCATCTTTGCTAGTAAGAAAGGACTTAAttcagaaaaatgagaagcttAATAAAAAGACAGAATATTTTCGGGAGCAAATTAATGACTTAGTAAAACAGGTTGAAAATACTGAGGCTCACAACAAAGATCTCGAATCCCAACTTGAAGGACTGAAGACACAATTGTTAGAAAAAGATGTGAAGATAAATGACACAAGTCAAACCTTATCAGCCAAGGCAGAACACTTGGAGCAGCTGGAGAAAGCAGTTACAGAATTCAAAGCTACTATAGCTGAACAAAAAAGTATGTCTGATAAGAACTTGATCTATCTACAAGAGAAGGATTGTCTGCTTGCACAAATGCAGTCTGTgctgaatgagagagagaaaatccatcGAGAGGAACGTTCACAACTTTTCTTAACCATAGAAAATCTCAAAGGTGAAATAGCAAAGAGAGATGAAACATTCGAGAAAACGAATGGGTCAGAAGCTACCCTAAATACCGAAAGTTCCTGTAGTAACAATACACACCAACCTAATGAAATTAATCCAGTCACTGAGCTGCAGAAAGACAAGGAAATCCTGCAAAAGAAACTTAAGGCACTGCTTGTGGTCCGCAAAGAAAGCACTAAACAAATTCAGAAACAAAAAGAAGAGCATGCTAAGCTGCTACGAGATTTTAATGAACTAACAAAAGACTTTGAgctcattaaaaaagaaaagaaagcactccAAGAGATTCATCAGAGAAAGTGTGAAGAAGTTGACTctaatttattgcttttatacTCTCTGCAGAAAAGGTTGGACACTGATACATCTCTTAGGCACAGTGAAAATGCTCAGCAGAAAACATTAGAGTCTGGGGAGCTAAATGTGAAGGGTGATGTCAGGGTTGGAAAATCAGGAAAGATGGTAAGTATGATGACAATGGAAGAGTCTGAGATGGCGAAACTTCATGATAACTATGCTAGACttatggaagaaaaagaaaagcttaagGAAGAGTTAAAAGAGAAGTCACTTGAACTTGGTAGTGTACAGCAAGAAGCAGTAAAACTGAAGATCTCTGTTGAGCAACAGGAACAGCAGTATAAACAAGAGAGAGACAATATGTTGATTGAACAAGGTCTGCTTAAGCAACAACTAGAATCTCATAAAAATGAATTGCAAGCTGTTAAAACTATGGTTGAAACTATGAATAATGAAAAAAGTAAACTCCACAAACAACATGAAGATCACCTATCAAGTCTGAAAGAAACTGATAAACATCCCAGTGAAGAAAACAAGCAACTATTGATGGAATTCAATATGCTGCGTGAGAAGGTTTTGCCAGTTTCtagtgcatacaaaaatgtggcaGGTGTAAGGGAGGACACAAAAACTGTGTGGCCGCATTCTGATAATGTGCCGGAGAACAGTGTTCAAGGCCCAGACTTCTGTAGTTCATTGGATGATGTCACTTACACAGAAAGAGAATTGCTAGATGTCACTAATACAGGAATAAAAACATCAACTGAAAGAATAGGTGATCAAGATCCCCTACCAACAGAAATGTCTCGGGAACAGATAGAAGAAAATGTAAATGGCAGAAGCTATCAACCTCAACTGCAGAAGTATGATGCTGAAGAGAAAAACAGGGAACGTCTCCAAAGAAAGCTCCAAGCTGCTTTAATATCACGTAAAGAAGCATTGAAGGAAAACAAAACTCTTAAAGATCAAATGGAGTTACTAGTTTTGGAAAACAAAGAGTTGATTAGTAAGGTTCACACCTATGGACAGCTGATGTCTGAGTTGGATAGAGAAAAACAAAACTTGAGTACTGCACTGTATAAAGAGGAGACTCTTGTGGCAGAAAATGCTAGATTATTAATTGAAAATGAAAACCTAACTGCTGCTTGTGAGAGTCTGAAGTCTACCATGCAGACCATAGGGCAAGAGAAGGAAGCTTTTTCTTTTCAATTGAATTCCTTAAAAGATTCTCAGACAGTTGAATTAACAGGTTGGAAAGCTAAACACAGTGAATTAAAGCAAGAGTATGAATCTCTGCTTCAGGCCTATGAGAATATTAGTAGTAAAATAGCAGAAATGAGGCACATTATTGATGTCActagaaaagaaaagcaggaagcTCTTCACAGAGTAAATGAGAGAGAATCTGATACACATAAACTGAAGGAGCTGCTTCAGAAAGCAGCTGATGAAAGTGTACAAGTAAAGGAACAACTGAAACAGCTGACTGAATCTAAACAGAAGGAAATAAGTGAACTAAAGATTGCAGCTGAAAAGCAAGCATCTGAGCACAAGTTGTGCTTGGAAGACTATCAAAGAAAAATTGATGAATCTGTGCTTCAGAGCAAGCAGCTAATGGAGGAAAATAAGCAATTAAAGGAAGTTTCTGAGATTTTAAAGCAAACCTTGGAAaaaacagagaaggaaaatgagGAGCTTTCTAAGGATTTTAGTCTAACAAAATCTGCTCTCAGGGACCTCCAAACACGGTTGGAATTGAACAAGTCTGATGTACAGTCCAAGATAAGTGATTCCCTCTGTGAAAGAGAGTCATTATTAAAACACATTCATTTGTTAAATGAGGGGAtttcagaaaaagagaaaagcatgCTGATCTTAAAGCAAGAGAACAAAACTTTGTTAGAAAGGTTGAAAGATGCTGAAAAATCTCTGCATCAGAATAAAAGCTTTTTATCAAAGTTGGAAAATGATTGTAAAAATCTTAATCAGGAAATAGTCAGTCTTGGTGAAAGAATTAAAATATTAGAGGATGATAAATGTCTCTTACAAGAAGAATTAGAAAATGTTCAAGAAACATCTTACAAAGTAAAAAATGAGAGAGAATTTTTGGAGACCGAGTTGCTCAACCACATCAAAAAATTGGATCAAACAACAGATAGACTGAAAGCCACACAGATACAAAACAGCCTCCTTGTAGAGCAGTTGGAAAATTTGAAAGCAGAGAAATGCAACAcaataagagaaaaagaagagcagCAGCATCTGGCCAGAGTATTTGAAGAAAAGCTGAAAACTGCTCAGAGAGACAATCATGAGACAAAGAACAAAACTAAAGAGTTACAAGAACTTTTGAGGGGAAAACAACAGGAGATCAACCAGTTGCAAAAGGATTCTATTAAATACCAGGAGATGATACTGGACTTGGAAAAATCTGTGAAATTGTCACATTCAGAAAGTGAAAAAATTGAGAAAGATTTAAACAGTGCAGAAGGAAAGCTCGCCAAATCAAATGAAGAGCTGCAGAAGCTAACTGAAAAACTATATTTACAGAATATTTCACTGTATGAGTCAAAATCTGAAATAGAGCGACTTGCAAATGACAACCTACGTAGTAAAAAtgaacttaaaaagaaagaaaacagaatatcAAATCAAAAGAGAGAATATGAGAGCCAGTTGGAGTTCAGCCTTCAGCAG GGTGAGACTCAAGCAGCATTTCCTCCAGGAGCTCCTCAAGAAAAAGCTGAAGTCATTGACATAGACAACATGGacttcattgaaatcaatggaag GCTTGCACAGAGGCAAGAACCAACCTTATTGGAATTAATGGGGACTCTCTCAGAAGAGAGGAATAGACGGGAAGCTGCGGAAGAGGCCCTCGGGCTCTTGGAAGAACAAATTAAAAG gcttgAACTGATTGATTCCAGGCCAGCATCTGAACAATGTGCTTTTCAGGTAGAAGAAGAGGAAAGGCAACCTTTCATCATCAATGCTAGCGAACTTACAGTAGTACGAAAG GTAAAAAGAGGAGCCATTTCTTTCAGGAGATGGATTCGGGGACAAAGACTTTGCCGCTCCCAATTGCTGACTTGCAGGGCAAAATCTCGCTATTTATTTCTCAGTTACTTAGTTGTCCTGcatctttttgttttcttgcgTCTCACAGGCATCTTATAA